One genomic segment of Clostridium saccharoperbutylacetonicum N1-4(HMT) includes these proteins:
- a CDS encoding FAD-dependent oxidoreductase: MEKENPCCRKGAKYPHLYSPLRIGNIRMKNRIIAAPTSPSMITTEGHFTKEMIAYLEEKALGGASVVTYGEAIVHSATGKSHNKQLQLDSFGVKQGLAECTRAIHNAGAYANIQLSHGGKYGGLASVGGDMDCCTVAYGSSHEITPEGEVFEMPKELILEIVESYGKAARLCKDCGFDMVQVHAAHGWLFSQFLSPVMNQRTDEFGGPLENRARFLIMALDAVREAVGPHFPIELRLSGDDMTEVGLNLDDCIEVAKMVENKINLFNISCGNHEDPAMFCRTHPSSFFPRGVNVYLAAEIKKHVKTPVACVGSLNDPAHMEEIIATGQSDFVEIGRALLADPYLPKKAFEGRTEDITPCLRCYECFGETSKSETVKCSVNPTMGQQFPEKLRDKTAFNKKKVLIAGGGPAGMQAAITAAERGHDVTLIEKSDKLGGNLYPAGAAYFKKDIIDFCNVLIKRVENAEVKVILNTEVTKEYVKEFAPDVLMVAIGSKELVPPIKGIDSPKVIMAIDAEVNHDKLGEKVVILGGGLVGSEAAVSFKHDGKECSIIEMKNDVAEDVNSFYRGGLMVEVEKSATIYRNTMVKEIVPSGVLCTRNGEEFIIEADSIVCALGFRAPYDKVDELCDLVDEYYIIGDCKNVGQIYHAINNAYYSAMMI; the protein is encoded by the coding sequence ATGGAAAAAGAAAATCCGTGTTGTAGAAAGGGAGCAAAATATCCACATTTATATTCTCCTTTACGAATTGGAAATATAAGAATGAAAAACCGCATAATAGCAGCACCTACAAGTCCTAGTATGATTACAACAGAAGGTCATTTTACAAAAGAAATGATAGCCTACTTAGAAGAAAAAGCCTTAGGTGGTGCAAGTGTTGTTACATACGGAGAAGCAATTGTTCATTCAGCAACTGGAAAGTCTCATAATAAGCAATTACAGTTAGATTCTTTTGGTGTAAAACAAGGGCTTGCAGAATGTACAAGAGCAATTCACAATGCTGGTGCATATGCCAATATTCAATTATCACATGGTGGTAAATACGGAGGACTTGCTAGTGTTGGTGGGGATATGGATTGTTGTACTGTTGCTTATGGTTCTAGTCATGAAATTACACCAGAAGGTGAAGTTTTTGAAATGCCTAAGGAGTTAATTCTAGAAATAGTTGAGTCCTACGGAAAAGCAGCAAGATTATGTAAAGATTGTGGTTTTGATATGGTTCAAGTTCATGCAGCACATGGATGGCTGTTCTCACAGTTTTTATCTCCTGTTATGAATCAAAGGACAGATGAGTTTGGAGGTCCATTGGAAAATCGCGCTAGATTTCTGATCATGGCGTTAGATGCTGTGCGTGAAGCTGTAGGTCCACATTTTCCAATTGAACTTCGTCTTTCTGGAGATGATATGACTGAGGTTGGACTTAATCTTGATGATTGTATTGAAGTAGCGAAAATGGTTGAAAATAAAATTAATTTATTTAACATTTCCTGCGGAAATCATGAAGATCCTGCAATGTTTTGCAGAACGCATCCATCATCTTTCTTTCCAAGAGGAGTTAATGTATATCTTGCAGCTGAGATAAAAAAACATGTAAAAACACCAGTTGCATGTGTTGGAAGTCTAAATGATCCAGCTCATATGGAAGAAATCATAGCTACAGGACAATCAGATTTTGTGGAAATTGGTAGAGCTTTATTGGCAGATCCGTATTTACCTAAAAAGGCATTTGAAGGAAGAACTGAGGATATAACTCCTTGTTTACGTTGTTATGAATGTTTTGGTGAGACTAGCAAGAGTGAAACAGTAAAATGTTCAGTTAATCCAACTATGGGGCAGCAATTTCCTGAAAAATTAAGAGATAAGACAGCATTTAATAAGAAAAAAGTCTTGATAGCAGGTGGTGGCCCAGCTGGAATGCAAGCAGCAATTACAGCGGCAGAAAGAGGACATGATGTAACTTTAATTGAGAAGTCTGATAAATTAGGTGGAAACCTTTATCCAGCTGGTGCGGCATATTTTAAAAAAGATATTATAGATTTTTGTAATGTCTTGATTAAGAGAGTAGAAAATGCTGAAGTAAAAGTAATTCTTAATACAGAAGTTACAAAAGAATATGTTAAGGAATTTGCTCCTGATGTATTAATGGTTGCAATAGGTTCAAAGGAACTTGTACCACCAATCAAAGGAATAGATTCTCCAAAAGTTATTATGGCTATTGATGCGGAAGTAAATCACGATAAATTAGGGGAAAAGGTTGTGATTTTAGGAGGCGGACTTGTTGGAAGTGAGGCAGCAGTTTCCTTTAAACATGATGGAAAAGAATGTTCAATTATTGAAATGAAAAATGATGTTGCTGAAGATGTGAATTCATTCTATAGAGGCGGTCTAATGGTAGAAGTCGAAAAATCAGCTACTATATATAGAAATACAATGGTAAAGGAAATAGTACCTTCAGGTGTATTATGCACACGAAATGGTGAAGAATTTATTATTGAAGCAGATAGTATAGTTTGTGCACTTGGTTTTAGAGCGCCATATGATAAAGTTGATGAATTATGTGACTTAGTGGATGAATATTATATAATTGGTGATTGTAAAAATGTTGGACAGATTTATCACGCTATAAATAATGCATATTATTCAGCAATGATGATATAA
- a CDS encoding BglG family transcription antiterminator, translating to MNSNNLILRQRKLLNYIQNQKSYVTGTELATYLQVSPRTIRNDITEINSKLFNRKIQIISVRSKGYMLEASNPETLNNFSNSNNTFLTREDRVRYIAFKLCLSDSPINIYDFESEMFISHTTLDHDLQALRKKYIFSFPHIKLMKSKDSLTFEHNERKRRAILNALFHEDWDYNSHGNAYYNYEYVDEQVLDIITNEVKYFLNKYSIQLEDLNNVTLNLSISIMYHRIQSGYKLNADPSVTDIALDTTAKLAVDDILTSLEKKLNCQFDSIERFDIYLYVSSNRLMDASKLNFDTVSHFFSKEILHITDVYLQSVKNTYHIDLSLDEDFYITLLQYVRYLQFPMHNFIKIQDNSDIARANLIIEFEIAYLFQNVALKYMKYRLNYIELLYLAFCISGALKYRNQNIENSKFKTVILCHLNLYALWSLKRRLLDRFNTYIDIVSLLPVSSKDNYDFSKVDLIITTVNKKITDTPNPEIFYISPLLTQMDQTNLELYLLKRQSDRLYSLNLPPLQDLFNCAFWHEKLILDDKISIIKLLASDFINEQLVSAEYLSNILQRESILTFAFQPGIVLMYSLVPSIKTCLSIATLEHRIKWNNYKIRTIIMVAIKPEHATIIFKLFNNLFYNGYNPDYIQHLKTKDELMKYLQKIFRLKIE from the coding sequence ATGAATTCCAATAACTTGATACTTAGGCAAAGAAAACTATTAAATTATATACAGAATCAAAAGAGTTATGTAACTGGTACTGAATTAGCAACTTATCTTCAAGTATCACCTCGCACCATTCGTAATGATATCACTGAAATTAACAGTAAATTGTTCAATAGAAAAATACAGATTATATCGGTACGAAGCAAGGGTTACATGCTAGAAGCATCAAATCCTGAAACATTAAATAACTTTAGCAATTCTAACAATACATTTTTAACACGCGAGGATCGCGTTCGCTATATTGCTTTTAAGTTATGTTTATCAGATTCTCCAATTAATATTTATGATTTTGAGAGTGAAATGTTTATCAGCCATACTACTCTGGATCACGACTTACAAGCATTGAGAAAAAAATATATTTTTTCTTTTCCTCATATAAAGTTAATGAAATCAAAGGATTCTTTAACATTCGAACACAACGAAAGAAAGCGCCGTGCAATACTCAACGCTCTCTTTCATGAAGATTGGGATTATAACTCACATGGAAACGCTTATTACAATTATGAATATGTAGACGAACAAGTTCTCGATATCATTACAAATGAAGTTAAATATTTTTTAAATAAATATTCTATCCAGTTGGAAGATTTGAATAATGTAACATTAAATCTATCCATATCAATTATGTACCACCGTATACAATCCGGATATAAATTAAATGCTGATCCATCTGTAACTGACATTGCTCTAGACACTACAGCAAAACTAGCAGTAGACGACATATTAACCTCACTAGAAAAAAAACTCAACTGTCAATTCGATTCAATTGAGAGATTCGATATCTATCTTTATGTATCTAGTAATCGTCTTATGGATGCTTCTAAATTAAATTTTGATACAGTATCACATTTTTTTTCAAAAGAAATATTACATATAACTGATGTTTATTTACAATCAGTCAAAAATACTTACCATATAGACCTTAGTCTTGATGAAGATTTTTATATTACACTATTGCAATATGTCCGTTATTTACAATTTCCTATGCATAATTTTATTAAAATCCAGGATAATTCTGATATTGCAAGAGCTAATTTAATAATTGAATTTGAAATTGCCTACTTATTCCAAAACGTTGCTTTAAAATATATGAAATATCGCCTAAATTATATAGAACTCTTGTACCTTGCATTTTGTATCTCAGGCGCTTTGAAATATAGAAATCAAAATATTGAAAATTCTAAATTTAAAACTGTAATCTTATGCCATCTAAATCTATATGCACTTTGGTCACTTAAAAGAAGATTATTAGATAGATTTAATACATACATAGACATTGTATCCTTATTGCCTGTAAGTTCAAAAGATAACTATGATTTTTCAAAAGTAGATCTTATTATAACTACAGTAAACAAAAAAATTACAGATACACCCAACCCTGAGATATTTTATATATCTCCACTATTAACTCAAATGGATCAAACAAATCTAGAACTATATCTTTTAAAAAGACAATCAGACAGATTATATTCTTTAAATCTTCCGCCTCTACAAGATTTGTTCAATTGTGCTTTTTGGCACGAAAAATTGATTCTTGACGATAAGATTTCTATTATAAAATTACTAGCTTCAGATTTTATAAATGAACAGTTAGTTAGCGCAGAATATTTATCGAATATATTACAACGAGAATCTATATTAACCTTTGCTTTTCAACCTGGAATTGTTTTAATGTATTCTCTTGTTCCAAGTATTAAAACTTGCCTATCCATTGCAACTTTAGAACACAGAATTAAGTGGAACAATTATAAAATCCGTACAATAATAATGGTTGCTATTAAACCAGAGCATGCAACAATTATTTTTAAACTTTTCAATAATTTATTTTATAATGGATACAATCCAGATTATATTCAGCACCTAAAAACAAAAGATGAGTTGATGAAATATCTTCAAAAAATATTTAGATTAAAAATTGAGTAA
- a CDS encoding class II aldolase/adducin family protein, whose translation MKYEKIRKQVLEAILDAVDMGLIKGTSGNIAVRDEEEDVVAITPSGIAYKTMKAEDIAIVDLNGKWLDGPYKPSSEVPMHTAILRARPDIKATVHTHGMFATIAAMEGELLPTTPPQAEFVPINIVPFTMPGSNDLADLVVKTLGDGRAALMKNHGMICCGKNIKAAMAATIYTEEMATTQYYAKSAGIFKPLPEEAVQKMKELIAADQAV comes from the coding sequence ATGAAATACGAAAAAATTAGAAAACAAGTACTAGAGGCAATTTTAGATGCGGTTGATATGGGATTAATTAAGGGTACATCAGGAAATATTGCAGTAAGAGATGAAGAAGAAGATGTTGTTGCAATTACTCCAAGTGGAATTGCATACAAAACAATGAAAGCAGAAGACATTGCAATTGTAGATTTAAATGGAAAATGGTTAGATGGACCATATAAACCTTCATCAGAAGTTCCAATGCATACTGCAATTCTTAGAGCAAGACCAGACATTAAAGCAACAGTTCATACACATGGTATGTTTGCAACAATAGCAGCTATGGAGGGTGAATTACTGCCAACAACACCACCACAAGCTGAATTTGTACCAATTAATATTGTTCCATTTACTATGCCAGGAAGTAATGATCTTGCAGATTTAGTAGTAAAAACATTAGGCGATGGAAGAGCTGCATTAATGAAAAATCATGGAATGATTTGTTGTGGAAAAAATATTAAAGCAGCAATGGCAGCCACTATTTATACAGAAGAAATGGCAACTACTCAATATTATGCAAAATCAGCTGGAATATTCAAACCACTTCCAGAAGAAGCAGTACAAAAAATGAAAGAGTTGATTGCGGCAGATCAAGCTGTATAG
- a CDS encoding MFS transporter, with translation MEKRKIIIAVLCMSTLALCYMLIAPLLAEINKSFPNATATQIQLIYTIPSIIAVPAMLISGKMVCYFSKKNMVLISMFIIVISGLIPVLFNSNLIVLYIASGLIGSGVGVVTTLSSNIVSDYFEDLECASIMGYQSTAISIGGAIVSVISGKVAAINWSYSYLILLMFIPCIFIVLKFLPNDRPLKKSEKTNNNLNNRLFYFAFLGFLCQIFVTAYNSNIAFFIQDKNLGSVEVAGVVNSLFMLIGIPAGFIVGRLTKIFKRNIFCIAVSFIACGFLITAFSNDIKFVYLGAFFIGFGFAVRSPSAMTFTVELVSSESAAMAMAIVGAFANIGNFVTPFVIKMIANIIGNDVSSIFVVCGISTIVIAGLYLFTNPIKKYVETNNIEKSFVQVEER, from the coding sequence ATGGAAAAAAGAAAAATAATAATTGCAGTATTATGTATGTCAACATTGGCGCTTTGCTATATGTTAATTGCACCACTATTAGCGGAGATAAATAAATCCTTTCCAAATGCAACAGCCACTCAAATACAATTGATTTATACGATTCCCTCTATAATTGCAGTTCCAGCTATGTTGATTTCGGGAAAAATGGTTTGTTATTTTAGTAAAAAAAATATGGTACTGATAAGTATGTTTATTATAGTGATAAGTGGTTTGATACCAGTACTTTTTAATAGCAATTTAATTGTTTTATATATTGCAAGTGGCTTGATTGGAAGTGGAGTTGGAGTTGTTACAACCCTAAGCTCGAATATAGTTTCAGATTATTTCGAAGATTTGGAATGTGCAAGTATTATGGGGTATCAATCAACAGCAATTAGCATAGGCGGAGCAATTGTATCTGTTATTAGTGGAAAAGTAGCAGCAATAAATTGGTCATATTCTTATTTAATACTTTTAATGTTTATACCATGTATATTTATTGTGTTGAAATTTTTACCTAATGATAGGCCTTTAAAAAAAAGTGAAAAAACTAATAATAATTTAAATAATAGGTTGTTTTATTTCGCATTTTTAGGCTTTTTATGTCAGATTTTTGTGACTGCATACAATTCTAATATAGCATTTTTCATTCAAGATAAGAATCTTGGAAGTGTTGAAGTAGCAGGGGTTGTAAATTCGTTATTTATGTTGATAGGTATTCCAGCAGGCTTCATAGTAGGAAGATTAACCAAGATATTTAAAAGAAATATATTTTGTATAGCGGTTTCTTTTATAGCATGTGGATTTCTTATTACTGCGTTTTCAAATGATATTAAATTTGTGTACCTAGGAGCATTTTTTATAGGGTTTGGTTTTGCTGTTAGATCACCATCAGCAATGACTTTTACAGTAGAGCTTGTAAGTTCAGAGAGTGCTGCTATGGCAATGGCTATTGTAGGGGCTTTCGCTAATATTGGAAATTTTGTAACACCATTTGTAATTAAAATGATAGCTAATATTATTGGAAATGATGTGAGTAGTATATTCGTTGTATGTGGTATTTCCACTATAGTAATAGCTGGATTATATCTTTTTACAAATCCAATAAAAAAATATGTTGAAACTAATAATATAGAAAAAAGTTTTGTGCAAGTAGAGGAGAGATAA
- a CDS encoding iron-containing alcohol dehydrogenase — protein sequence MVSNFFVSSNIMFGKDSVKELPAMLKQYGAENVMIVYDNGVKMAGIADQVLETLKEVDVNVVIFDKVLPNPTNELVEEAAKLALNEKIELFIAVGGGSSIDLTKAVNILMTNPGPIGQYGGIGNVKNDVLPLIAIPTTAGTSSEITNVVALTDTVAVCKYVIIDNKLTPNNVIIDPEFTKTMPASVTAATGMDAVTHAVESYISNMATPLTEYNSLKGLEILYNNLPKVVADGTDMEARERMMLGCIVTGFGFSNANLGLVHGIAHTLSAHFHLAHGMANASVLPYVMEFNAESCPEKMVELAKAIGLSVSGEIDKDKYLLSNELKKLIKTLGIKTLSKQGIKEKDFEMLAEDVIKEPVLNFNPRQNITKQQVLEILKKAL from the coding sequence ATGGTAAGTAACTTTTTCGTGAGTAGCAATATTATGTTTGGTAAGGATTCTGTAAAAGAACTACCTGCTATGTTAAAGCAATATGGTGCAGAAAATGTAATGATCGTTTATGATAATGGTGTTAAAATGGCAGGAATTGCAGATCAAGTACTGGAAACACTAAAAGAAGTTGATGTAAATGTTGTGATTTTTGATAAGGTACTTCCAAATCCAACAAATGAATTAGTGGAAGAAGCTGCTAAACTTGCATTAAATGAAAAAATAGAATTGTTTATTGCAGTTGGGGGAGGAAGTAGTATTGATCTTACAAAAGCAGTGAATATATTAATGACAAATCCAGGGCCAATTGGACAATATGGTGGAATTGGAAATGTAAAAAATGATGTACTACCACTAATTGCAATACCTACAACAGCAGGTACTTCAAGTGAAATTACAAATGTGGTTGCATTAACTGATACAGTGGCAGTGTGCAAATACGTTATTATTGATAATAAACTTACACCAAATAATGTTATCATTGATCCGGAATTTACAAAAACTATGCCAGCATCAGTAACAGCAGCAACAGGTATGGATGCAGTTACTCATGCAGTTGAAAGTTATATTTCAAATATGGCAACACCTCTTACTGAATATAATTCCTTAAAGGGATTAGAAATTCTGTATAATAACTTACCTAAAGTAGTTGCTGATGGAACTGATATGGAAGCAAGAGAACGAATGATGTTAGGCTGCATCGTTACAGGTTTTGGTTTTTCTAATGCTAATTTAGGACTGGTTCATGGAATTGCACATACTTTAAGTGCACATTTTCATCTTGCTCATGGTATGGCAAATGCATCAGTGCTTCCATATGTTATGGAGTTTAATGCAGAAAGCTGTCCTGAAAAAATGGTTGAACTTGCAAAGGCTATTGGACTTTCAGTATCAGGAGAAATTGATAAAGATAAATATTTGTTATCAAATGAATTGAAAAAATTAATAAAAACTCTTGGTATTAAAACATTATCAAAACAAGGAATTAAAGAAAAAGATTTTGAGATGCTTGCGGAAGATGTAATAAAAGAACCAGTATTAAATTTTAATCCTAGACAGAATATTACTAAACAACAAGTATTAGAAATTTTAAAGAAAGCATTATAG
- a CDS encoding DAPG hydrolase family protein, translating to MFTCENNRPILTEKEKKISYSKYFYREDTPINDEVKEIIDNKIMMNPEDVILGDRINDMIEPEKIKVENGYCILPNGCGYVAAYHKMPGVTLEMYKWWNSWWTSGEESNLKYKIWCPKHHYDSGFKWNLETCGTGFPLEDVYIQDLFREVPERMGIDVEKMKESKLVMVDGANATSRVLNGDYSVRPIPTVVAHFIYETEDGIEMRTRFWKGYQVLGNRFIPVLKSDDIVTEESLLGLLEHNVLEMEGGLKVILPQLYKEEYLEKKTEI from the coding sequence ATGTTTACGTGTGAAAACAATAGGCCAATACTAACTGAAAAAGAAAAAAAAATTTCATATTCAAAGTATTTTTATAGAGAAGACACTCCAATAAACGATGAAGTCAAAGAGATTATAGACAATAAAATTATGATGAATCCAGAAGATGTAATTTTAGGGGATAGAATAAATGATATGATAGAACCTGAAAAAATAAAAGTTGAGAATGGATATTGTATTTTGCCAAATGGATGTGGATATGTTGCAGCTTATCACAAGATGCCAGGAGTAACTTTAGAAATGTACAAATGGTGGAATAGTTGGTGGACATCAGGAGAAGAAAGTAATTTAAAATATAAAATATGGTGTCCAAAGCACCATTATGATTCAGGATTTAAATGGAATCTTGAAACTTGTGGTACAGGGTTCCCATTAGAAGATGTATATATTCAAGATTTGTTCAGGGAAGTTCCAGAACGAATGGGTATAGATGTTGAAAAAATGAAAGAATCTAAGTTAGTAATGGTAGATGGAGCTAATGCAACGTCTAGAGTACTTAATGGTGATTATTCTGTAAGACCAATACCAACTGTAGTAGCTCATTTTATATATGAAACAGAAGATGGAATAGAAATGAGAACAAGGTTTTGGAAAGGATATCAAGTTTTGGGAAATAGATTTATACCAGTTTTAAAGAGTGATGATATTGTAACAGAAGAGAGTCTTTTAGGTCTTTTAGAACATAATGTACTGGAGATGGAAGGTGGACTAAAAGTAATACTTCCACAATTATATAAAGAAGAATATCTAGAAAAGAAAACAGAAATATGA